A single Cyprinus carpio isolate SPL01 chromosome A6, ASM1834038v1, whole genome shotgun sequence DNA region contains:
- the slc32a1 gene encoding vesicular inhibitory amino acid transporter, translating into MATVIRSKISNKLSNAATTVTNKSQAKVSGMFAKLGFQAATDEEGLGFAACDDLDYDHRQGLQMDILKTEEMGGEGGGETAGEGDSHYQRDGTGPPPSASKDGGLCSELGSPDKPKITAWEAGWNVTNAIQGMFVLGLPYAILHGGYLGLFLIIFAAVVCCYTGKILIACLYEENEDGQLVRVRDSYVDIANACCAPRFPALGGHVVNVAQIIELVMTCILYVVVSGNLMYNSFPNLPVSQRSWAIIATVALLPCAFLKNLKAVSKFSLLCTLAHFIINILVIAYCLSRARDWAWDKVKFYIDVKKFPISIGIIVFSYTSQIFLPSLEGNMQKPSEFHCMMNWTHIAACILKGLFALVAYLTWADETKEVITDNLPSSIRAVVNLFLVSKALLSYPLPFFAAVEVLEKTFFQDGGRAFFPDCYGGDGRLKSWGLSLRCALVVFTMFMAIYVPHFALLMGLTGSLTGAGLCFLLPSLFHLKLLWRKLLWHQVFFDVAIFVIGGICSISGFIHSVEGLIEAYTYNLAD; encoded by the exons GGTGAGCGGAATGTTCGCCAAACTGGGCTTCCAGGCCGCCACCGATGAGGAGGGTTTGGGCTTCGCCGCCTGCGATGATCTGGACTATGACCACAGGCAGGGGCTTCAAATGGACATCCTTAAAACCGAGGAAATGGGTGGAGAGGGCGGCGGAGAAACGGCGGGCGAGGGGGACAGCCATTATCAGAGGGATGGAACGGGTCCGCCGCCCTCAGCGTCCAAAGACGGCGGATTGTGCTCCGAATTAGGCAGCCCGGACAAGCCAAAAATTACTGCTTGGGAGGCAGGATGGAACGTGACCAACGCGATCCAG GGCATGTTTGTTCTCGGGTTACCCTACGCCATTCTCCACGGAGGATATCTCGGACTGTTCCTCATTATATTCGCCGCGGTCGTGTGCTGCTACACGGGGAAAATCCTCATCGCTTGCCTCTACGAAGAAAACGAAGACGGCCAGTTGGTACGAGTGAGAGACTCGTATGTGGATATTGCTAACGCATGCTGCGCGCCGCGCTTCCCCGCACTGGGAGGCCACGTCGTCAATGTAGCCCAAATCATCGAGCTGGTGATGACCTGCATTTTATACGTCGTCGTGAGCGGAAACCTGATGTACAACAGCTTCCCCAACCTCCCCGTGTCCCAGAGGTCTTGGGCCATCATCGCCACTGTTGCTCTTCTGCCTTGCGCCTTCCTCAAGAACCTCAAAGCTGTGTCCAAGTTCAGCTTGCTCTGCACCCTCGCGCACTTCATCATCAACATCCTAGTGATCGCCTATTGTCTGTCCAGGGCGCGAGACTGGGCCTGGGACAAGGTGAAGTTCTACATCGACGTCAAGAAGTTCCCCATCTCCATCGGCATCATCGTCTTCAGCTACACCTCCCAGATCTTCCTGCCTTCGCTGGAGGGGAACATGCAGAAGCCCAGCGAGTTCCACTGCATGATGAACTGGACTCACATCGCCGCCTGCATCCTCAAAGGCCTGTTCGCCCTGGTGGCTTATTTGACGTGGGCCGACGAGACCAAGGAGGTGATCACCGACAACCTACCATCCAGCATCAGAGCCGTCGTCAACCTCTTCTTGGTGTCCAAGGCGCTGCTTTCGTACCCACTGCCGTTCTTCGCCGCCGTGGAGGTCCTGGAAAAGACTTTCTTCCAAGACGGAGGGCGCGCGTTTTTCCCGGATTGCTACGGGGGCGATGGGCGTCTCAAATCGTGGGGTCTCTCACTCCGCTGTGCACTAGTTGTGTTCACTATGTTCATGGCTATTTATGTGCCGCACTTCGCGCTCCTCATGGGTCTGACGGGAAGCCTGACGGGCGCGGGGCTGTGCTTTCTCCTCCCCAGCTTATTCCATCTCAAGTTGTTGTGGAGAAAGCTCTTGTGGCATCAGGTCTTCTTCGACGTCGCCATATTTGTGATCGGGGGTATATGCAGTATTTCCGGCTTCATCCATTCCGTCGAGGGCCTCATCGAGGCGTACACATACAACCTGGCCGATTAG
- the aurka gene encoding aurora kinase A produces MESAARTKSSKGLKIQPPENQKVSAGGPKRVPVTQSGQKPVSTPHTRVLGTAHGPQRIQRPASQQKALGVPVPVKTAYPGDQNVNPDQLKTPTQSKPQTTKSTEPSKQDKLQQTPSTGTSSTAKKAWSLENFDIGRALGKGKFGSVYLARERQTKFILALKVLFKKQLEKAGVEHQLRREVEIQSHLRHPNILRLYGYFHDAARVYLILEFAPKGELYGELQRCGTFNDQRSATYIMELADALSYCHSKNVIHRDIKPENLLLGSNGELKIADFGWSVHTPSSRRSTLCGTLDYLPPEMIEGKTHDEKVDLWSLGVLCYEFLVGHPPFETKSHDETYRRISRVEFSYPAHVSEGSRDLISRLLKHNPAHRLPIQSVTEHPWVLENSSKKPTLHTPASD; encoded by the exons ATGGAAAGTGCTGCAAGAACCAAATCGAGCAAAGGCCTGAAGATTCAACCTCCTGAGAATCAGAAG GTTTCTGCCGGTGGACCCAAGAGGGTTCCGGTGACCCAGAGCGGTCAGAAGCCCGTGTCGACGCCTCACACGCGTGTTCTCGGCACTGCACACGGACCGCAGCGCATCCAGCGTCCCGCGAGTCAGCAGAAGGCCCTCGGAGTCCCAGTTCCTGTGAAAACCGCATATCCCGGAGACCAGAACGTCAATCCagatcaactcaaaacaccaaCACAGAGCAAACCGCAGACAACAAAATCTACTGAACCCAGCAAACAGGACAAACTTCAGC AAACTCCTTCCACTGGAACATCCAGTACTGCCAA GAAAGCGTGGAGTTTAGAGAATTTCGACATTGGCCGTGCTCTGGGCAAAGGCAAGTTTGGGAGTGTGTATCTGGCCAGGGAACGTCAGACCAAGTTCATCCTGGCGCTCAAAGTCCTCTTCAAGAAGCAGCTGGAGAAAGCCGGAGTGGAGCACCAGCTGCGGAGGGAGGTGGAGATCCAGTCACATCTCAG ACATCCCAATATCCTGCGTCTCTACGGTTATTTCCACGACGCGGCGCGTGTTTATCTGATCCTGGAGTTCGCTCCTAAAGGAGAGCTGTATGGAGAGCTCCAGCGCTGCGGGACCTTCAATGACCAGCGAAGTGCCACG TATATAATGGAGCTCGCAGATGCTCTGAGCTACTGCCACTCAAAGAACGTGATTCACAGAGACATCAAACCTGAAAACCTGCTTCTGGGGTCCAATGGAGAGCTGAAGATCGCAGACTTCGGATGGTCTGTCCACACACCCTCCTCCAG GAGGTCGACGCTGTGCGGTACGCTGGACTATCTTCCTCCAGAGATGATTGAAGGCAAAACGCACGACGAGAAGGTGGATCTGTGGAGTCTCGGAGTGCTCTGTTATGAGTTTCTGGTTGGCCACCCACCTTTCGAAACAAAGAGCCATGACGAAACGTACCGCAGGATTTCTAGA GTCGAGTTCAGCTATCCGGCTCACGTGAGCGAGGGCAGCCGAGACCTGATCAGCAGACTGCTGAAGCACAACCCCGCGCACCGGCTCCCCATCCAGAGCGTCACGGAGCACCCGTGGGTGCTGGAGAACTCCTCCAAGAAGCCAACCCTTCACACGCCAGCCAGCGACTGA